From the genome of Streptomyces sp. NBC_01116, one region includes:
- a CDS encoding virginiamycin B lyase produces the protein MAVSEMPIADKGAGPYGITAGPDGALWLTFAHSGRIARLTLDGELHEYPLEPPWCRPTVIAPGPDGALWFTRSQDHRIGRITVDGETESFPVPTPDSGPFGITAGPDGAMWFTEMNTDRIGRITSRGEITEFALPCTGAYPSAITAGPDGALWFTLNQANAIGRITVHGDIVIHSLPTPGAAPVGITSDGAALWFVEIAAGQIGRISVAGAVEEFPLPDRTAKPHAIVAASTGDCWFTEWGANSVGRITGSGKVTEYGLPSPSSEPHGIALGPDGALWAALETGGVARLEP, from the coding sequence GTGGCCGTAAGCGAGATGCCCATCGCGGACAAGGGCGCCGGGCCGTACGGCATCACAGCCGGACCTGACGGCGCACTGTGGCTCACCTTCGCGCACAGCGGCCGCATCGCGCGCCTCACCCTGGACGGCGAACTCCACGAGTACCCCCTGGAACCGCCCTGGTGCCGCCCTACGGTCATCGCCCCCGGGCCCGACGGAGCACTGTGGTTCACCCGGTCCCAGGACCACCGGATCGGCCGCATCACCGTCGACGGTGAAACGGAGTCCTTCCCCGTACCCACGCCCGACAGCGGGCCCTTCGGGATCACCGCCGGTCCGGACGGTGCGATGTGGTTCACGGAGATGAACACCGACCGTATCGGTCGCATCACCAGCCGGGGAGAGATCACCGAGTTCGCCCTTCCCTGTACGGGCGCCTATCCCTCGGCGATCACCGCGGGTCCTGACGGGGCCCTGTGGTTCACCCTCAACCAGGCGAACGCGATCGGCCGCATCACCGTCCATGGAGACATCGTCATCCACTCGCTCCCCACCCCGGGCGCCGCGCCCGTGGGCATCACCAGCGACGGCGCCGCCTTGTGGTTCGTCGAGATCGCGGCGGGCCAGATCGGCAGGATCTCGGTGGCCGGCGCGGTCGAGGAGTTCCCGCTCCCCGACCGCACGGCCAAACCCCACGCCATCGTCGCGGCCTCCACCGGTGACTGCTGGTTCACCGAATGGGGAGCCAACAGCGTGGGCCGCATCACCGGGAGCGGCAAGGTCACCGAGTACGGCCTGCCGTCGCCGTCGTCCGAGCCGCACGGCATCGCCCTGGGTCCCGACGGCGCCCTGTGGGCGGCCCTCGAAACGGGAGGGGTCGCGCGGCTCGAACCGTAG
- the fabG gene encoding 3-oxoacyl-ACP reductase FabG — MVTETDWRRRSVVVTGATRGIGRGIAELFARRGAAVVVTGRDEEAARAVADGLARTTGSRVAGLGVDLRDPSAIEAMAHEAEARHGHVDVVCANAGIFPEKSLREMTAADVDEVLAVNLRGSILTTKAFLPAMDRSGHGRVVLTSSITGPTTGYRGWSHYGASKAGQLGFLRSAALELAPAGITVNAVLPGNVRTEGLSDLGEDYLRRMAATIPAGRLGETSDIAHAVLFLASDEASFVTGQTLVVDGGQTLPESLDSFVPLT; from the coding sequence ATGGTGACGGAGACCGATTGGCGACGGCGGTCCGTGGTCGTGACGGGCGCGACGCGGGGTATCGGGCGGGGCATCGCGGAACTGTTCGCCCGTCGTGGTGCCGCCGTCGTCGTCACGGGGCGGGACGAGGAGGCCGCCCGCGCCGTGGCGGACGGACTCGCACGGACCACCGGGTCCCGGGTTGCCGGTCTGGGCGTGGATCTCCGGGACCCGAGCGCGATCGAGGCGATGGCCCACGAGGCCGAGGCACGCCACGGGCATGTGGACGTGGTGTGCGCGAACGCCGGGATCTTTCCCGAGAAGTCCCTCAGGGAGATGACGGCCGCGGATGTGGACGAGGTCCTCGCCGTCAATCTGCGGGGCTCGATCCTGACGACGAAGGCGTTCCTGCCGGCCATGGACCGCTCGGGACACGGACGCGTGGTGCTCACCTCCTCGATCACCGGGCCGACCACGGGTTACCGCGGGTGGTCCCACTACGGGGCGAGCAAGGCGGGCCAGCTGGGGTTCCTCCGGAGCGCCGCCCTGGAACTGGCCCCGGCGGGCATCACGGTCAACGCCGTCCTGCCCGGGAACGTCCGCACCGAGGGGCTGAGCGACCTGGGCGAGGACTACCTGCGCCGCATGGCCGCCACGATCCCGGCGGGCCGGCTCGGCGAGACCTCCGACATCGCCCACGCCGTGCTCTTCCTCGCGTCCGACGAGGCCTCGTTCGTCACCGGTCAGACGCTCGTCGTCGACGGCGGCCAGACCCTGCCCGAGTCGCTGGACTCCTTCGTCCCGCTCACCTGA
- a CDS encoding cupin domain-containing protein: protein MLTARQWIDALELEPHVEGGYFRRTFQADRRPPVPTPRGERLLLTSIHYLLTEESPIGYWHLNRSDILHFHHSGAPLTYHLIHPDGRAESLLLGQDPRQGQALTLAVPGGVWKATSLDCGDHALISEAVAPGFDYADMTLGDPDDLTTRFPRHAALIQRYCRPDSARGPADRAGGEAPMSVTPPGGRSQVSGTKESSDSGRVWPPSTTSV, encoded by the coding sequence GTGCTCACCGCACGGCAATGGATCGACGCTCTGGAACTTGAACCGCACGTGGAGGGCGGGTACTTCCGGCGTACCTTCCAGGCGGACCGCCGTCCGCCGGTGCCGACCCCGCGAGGCGAACGCCTTCTGCTCACCTCCATCCACTACCTGCTCACCGAGGAGTCGCCCATCGGGTATTGGCACCTCAACCGGTCGGACATCCTCCACTTCCACCACTCCGGTGCTCCCCTCACCTACCACCTGATCCACCCGGACGGCCGTGCGGAGTCGTTGCTCCTCGGCCAGGACCCGCGCCAGGGGCAGGCGCTGACCCTCGCCGTTCCCGGCGGCGTGTGGAAGGCGACCTCCCTCGACTGCGGGGACCACGCCCTGATCAGCGAGGCAGTGGCACCCGGCTTCGACTACGCGGACATGACGCTCGGGGACCCCGACGACCTGACCACCCGCTTCCCCCGGCACGCGGCGCTGATCCAGCGCTACTGCCGCCCGGACTCCGCGCGGGGGCCGGCGGATCGGGCCGGGGGCGAAGCGCCGATGAGTGTCACGCCGCCGGGCGGCCGGTCTCAGGTGAGCGGGACGAAGGAGTCCAGCGACTCGGGCAGGGTCTGGCCGCCGTCGACGACGAGCGTCTGA
- a CDS encoding glycoside hydrolase family 6 protein, translating into MRRLLRTLAASAFACLLLPLGAGQQATAATAQADPIGMTDGFYTDPNSTPAAWAAANPGDGRAAAIRDTIASRPMARWFGSWSGDIGAAVGSYVGAADAADRLPVLIAYNIPGRDACGGHSGGGAGTPSAYRAWISAFASAIGSRPALVVIEPDSLGDFSCLNQAQIDERNGMLKDALARFAAQAPNTWTYLDAGNPAWIGAATMAQHLDGAGARQAHGFSLNISNYYGTGENSAYGNAVNGSLSASYGYTKPYVIDTSRNGNGSDGAWCNPGGRRTGAVGQTGGGAEMLLWLKTPGESDGDCGVGAGSVAGQFLPEVAYKMIYGY; encoded by the coding sequence ATGAGAAGACTCCTGCGCACGCTCGCCGCATCGGCGTTCGCCTGCCTCCTGCTCCCCCTCGGCGCGGGGCAGCAGGCCACCGCCGCCACCGCTCAGGCCGACCCGATCGGCATGACCGACGGGTTCTACACCGACCCGAACTCGACGCCCGCCGCCTGGGCCGCCGCCAACCCCGGCGACGGGCGCGCCGCCGCCATCCGCGACACCATCGCCTCGCGCCCCATGGCCCGGTGGTTCGGCTCCTGGAGCGGGGACATCGGGGCGGCGGTCGGCTCCTACGTGGGCGCCGCCGACGCCGCCGACAGGCTGCCCGTCCTGATCGCGTACAACATCCCCGGCCGCGACGCCTGCGGCGGGCACTCCGGCGGAGGCGCGGGCACCCCGAGCGCGTACCGCGCGTGGATCTCCGCGTTCGCCTCGGCGATCGGCTCCCGGCCCGCGCTGGTGGTCATCGAGCCCGACTCCCTCGGCGACTTCAGCTGCCTGAACCAGGCGCAGATCGACGAGCGCAACGGGATGCTCAAGGACGCGCTCGCCCGGTTCGCCGCCCAGGCGCCCAACACCTGGACCTATCTGGACGCGGGGAACCCGGCCTGGATCGGCGCCGCCACCATGGCGCAGCACCTCGACGGCGCGGGAGCCCGGCAGGCGCACGGCTTCTCGCTGAACATCTCGAACTACTACGGCACCGGGGAGAACTCCGCGTACGGCAACGCCGTCAACGGGTCCCTCTCGGCGTCCTACGGCTATACGAAGCCGTACGTCATCGACACCAGTCGCAACGGGAACGGCTCCGACGGCGCCTGGTGCAACCCGGGCGGGCGCAGGACGGGTGCGGTCGGCCAGACGGGCGGCGGGGCCGAGATGCTGCTCTGGCTGAAGACGCCCGGAGAGTCCGACGGTGACTGCGGAGTCGGCGCCGGCTCGGTGGCCGGGCAGTTCCTGCCGGAGGTCGCGTACAAGATGATCTACGGCTACTGA
- a CDS encoding alpha/beta fold hydrolase, producing the protein MIGTDIELPVADGVLSGVDFGGHGEGVLLVHGSGQNAVAWADVASRLVSECHPVAIDLRGHGQTRLDSTGPEQYWRDLGGVVATLGWEHPVLVGHSTGGYAVTAATAAGLVEPAALCVVDGVVLNDRNASLAEHAAARTTEAADRLRAMFRYGWEADDDRMRAYVEQCVREAGGDWLNAGARHELVEEVTRRSFLRRGHQWVRRPAIEEIVAVTAVEPGAEVFPSVEVYERLTCPLTIVLAEQGFHASRRDDVRAVVDAAPGRRLTDISSNHNIPMTRPADLAAIILDLVRERAAASAENVG; encoded by the coding sequence GTGATCGGAACGGACATCGAACTCCCCGTCGCGGACGGAGTCCTCTCGGGTGTGGACTTCGGTGGCCACGGTGAGGGGGTGCTGCTGGTCCACGGCAGCGGACAGAACGCCGTCGCCTGGGCGGATGTGGCCTCCCGGCTGGTGAGCGAGTGTCATCCGGTCGCCATCGACCTGCGGGGCCACGGGCAGACCCGGCTCGACTCCACCGGACCCGAGCAGTACTGGCGGGACCTCGGTGGCGTCGTCGCCACGCTGGGCTGGGAGCACCCCGTGCTGGTGGGCCACTCCACCGGCGGGTACGCGGTGACGGCTGCCACTGCCGCGGGCCTCGTGGAACCGGCCGCCCTCTGCGTCGTGGACGGCGTGGTGCTCAATGACCGTAACGCGTCACTCGCCGAACACGCCGCCGCGCGGACCACCGAGGCGGCGGACCGTTTGCGGGCGATGTTCCGCTACGGCTGGGAAGCGGACGACGACCGGATGCGTGCCTACGTCGAGCAGTGCGTGCGGGAGGCCGGAGGGGACTGGCTCAACGCCGGAGCACGGCACGAACTCGTCGAGGAGGTCACGCGGCGCTCCTTCCTGCGCCGCGGCCACCAGTGGGTACGGCGACCGGCCATCGAGGAAATCGTGGCTGTCACCGCTGTGGAGCCCGGCGCGGAGGTCTTCCCCAGCGTCGAGGTGTACGAACGCCTCACCTGTCCGCTGACGATCGTGCTGGCCGAGCAGGGTTTCCACGCCTCGCGACGCGACGACGTGCGTGCCGTCGTCGATGCCGCCCCCGGCCGCCGGCTGACCGACATCAGCTCGAACCACAACATCCCCATGACCCGGCCTGCCGACCTCGCCGCGATCATTCTCGACCTGGTGCGAGAGCGAGCTGCGGCATCGGCCGAGAACGTCGGTTGA
- a CDS encoding MepB family protein, producing MAINRPWAGLHDELRAAKPSVYDPGGFTCSQPVPEPESADYAAHRFTLDGRVVAFRAARTTPAEAGQFVTLWQRSAEGPIRPYDADDGFDLVVIGSRDEGRSGQFVFPLDVLCERGIVSRNGVGGKRRFRVYPPGAVTTGRQARATRKWQVTYHLDIGEDGRGPVDPVRARGLYHP from the coding sequence ATGGCGATAAATCGACCGTGGGCAGGGCTCCACGATGAGCTGCGGGCAGCGAAGCCGTCGGTGTACGACCCGGGTGGCTTCACCTGCTCGCAGCCGGTGCCCGAACCGGAGAGCGCCGACTACGCGGCTCACCGGTTCACGCTCGACGGGCGGGTGGTCGCCTTTCGCGCGGCCAGGACCACCCCGGCCGAGGCCGGTCAGTTCGTCACCCTGTGGCAGCGGTCCGCGGAGGGTCCGATCCGGCCGTACGACGCCGACGACGGGTTCGACCTCGTCGTCATCGGCAGCCGCGACGAGGGCCGCTCCGGCCAGTTCGTGTTCCCGCTCGACGTCCTGTGCGAGCGCGGCATCGTGTCCCGTAACGGTGTGGGCGGGAAGCGCCGCTTCCGCGTCTACCCGCCCGGCGCGGTCACGACCGGCCGACAGGCGCGCGCCACCCGGAAGTGGCAGGTGACGTACCACCTGGACATCGGGGAGGACGGGCGCGGGCCCGTCGACCCGGTGCGCGCCCGGGGCCTCTACCACCCGTAG
- a CDS encoding tyrosinase family oxidase copper chaperone, whose product MPGPTRRQALGAVIGVAAGGALVGVTSASADTVPAGTSSEGTAPGGAGASGSFDEVFKGRRIQGTPAEAHASAHAHGHAGHGAGYRVLIDGRELPVMQHGKSGWSSTINHYERFATPLEAARTAVISLKGAVVVPFDPIA is encoded by the coding sequence ATGCCCGGACCCACCCGCCGTCAGGCCCTCGGGGCCGTCATCGGCGTCGCCGCGGGAGGCGCGCTCGTCGGCGTCACCTCCGCGTCCGCGGACACCGTTCCAGCAGGGACCAGCAGCGAAGGCACCGCACCAGGCGGGGCCGGAGCATCCGGTTCCTTCGACGAGGTCTTCAAGGGCCGCCGCATCCAGGGCACACCCGCCGAGGCCCACGCGAGCGCCCACGCACACGGGCACGCAGGGCACGGCGCCGGCTACCGCGTGCTGATCGACGGCCGTGAACTTCCCGTGATGCAGCACGGCAAGAGCGGCTGGAGCAGCACGATCAACCACTACGAGAGATTCGCGACCCCGCTGGAGGCCGCTCGCACCGCGGTCATCTCGCTCAAGGGCGCCGTCGTCGTTCCGTTCGACCCCATCGCCTGA
- a CDS encoding class I SAM-dependent methyltransferase — protein sequence MTAQLPRVLRALDRFHAAHPWDHNAHYHRWILRRLPGRSARALDVGSGSGDLARLLASRADAVHGIDADPAIVDRARERTAPGVPVTFSVGDALEEVPSGPYDVITCVATLHHLPLSEALTHFRRRLAPGGTLIVVGLYRPRSRSDYLIDAVAIGPNIAMAWIKNKGRRAPRPVAMTAPTRPATTAFPDIVRDARRVLPGARLRRRLFWRYTLVWKQGLSPAE from the coding sequence ATGACGGCCCAACTCCCCCGCGTCCTGCGCGCACTCGACCGGTTCCACGCCGCCCACCCGTGGGATCACAACGCCCACTACCACCGGTGGATCCTGCGCCGGCTCCCCGGACGCTCCGCCCGCGCCCTGGACGTCGGATCGGGCAGTGGCGACCTCGCCCGGCTGCTGGCCTCCCGGGCAGACGCGGTGCACGGCATCGACGCCGACCCCGCCATCGTCGATCGCGCGCGGGAGCGCACAGCTCCCGGGGTTCCGGTGACCTTCTCCGTCGGGGACGCGCTGGAGGAGGTTCCGTCCGGGCCCTACGACGTCATCACCTGCGTCGCGACCCTCCACCACCTGCCGTTGAGCGAAGCGCTCACGCACTTCCGCCGACGCCTGGCTCCCGGGGGAACCCTGATCGTCGTCGGCCTCTACCGCCCGCGGTCCCGGAGCGACTACCTGATCGACGCCGTCGCCATTGGGCCGAACATCGCCATGGCCTGGATCAAGAACAAGGGCCGCAGAGCACCGCGCCCCGTCGCCATGACCGCGCCGACCCGACCGGCGACCACGGCCTTCCCGGACATCGTTCGCGACGCCCGCCGCGTGCTGCCCGGCGCGCGGCTGCGCCGACGGCTGTTCTGGCGCTACACCTTGGTCTGGAAGCAGGGCCTGTCCCCTGCGGAGTGA
- a CDS encoding D-Ala-D-Ala carboxypeptidase family metallohydrolase, producing MRSRPIGFLLSALAGAALAFGGTTAASAIPSTTSTPGSASAGDVGTADACYTWSGTLREGSSGEAVRQLQIRVAGYPGTGNQIAIDGAFGPATKAAVSRFQAAYGLAADGIAGPATFGKIYQLQDDDCTPVNFTYAELNRCNSDWSGGKVGAATARANALVTMWKLQAMRHAMGDRPMTVNGGFRSVSCNSAVGGAANSRHMYGHAADLGAGSQGFCALAQAARNHGFTEILGPGYPGHNDHTHVAGGSGRFWSAPSCGI from the coding sequence ATGCGATCACGCCCCATCGGATTCCTCCTCTCGGCCCTCGCCGGCGCGGCCCTCGCGTTCGGCGGCACCACGGCCGCCTCCGCGATCCCGTCCACGACCTCCACCCCCGGATCCGCGTCGGCCGGTGACGTCGGTACGGCCGACGCCTGTTACACCTGGAGCGGCACGCTCCGGGAAGGCTCCAGCGGCGAAGCCGTACGCCAGCTCCAGATCCGGGTCGCCGGCTACCCGGGCACCGGCAACCAGATCGCCATCGACGGGGCGTTCGGCCCGGCCACGAAGGCGGCCGTGTCGCGCTTCCAGGCCGCGTACGGGCTGGCCGCCGACGGCATCGCGGGCCCCGCGACCTTCGGCAAGATCTACCAGTTGCAGGACGACGACTGCACCCCGGTCAACTTCACCTACGCCGAGCTGAACCGCTGCAACTCCGACTGGTCCGGGGGCAAGGTCGGCGCCGCCACCGCCCGCGCCAACGCCCTGGTCACCATGTGGAAGCTCCAGGCCATGCGGCACGCCATGGGTGACCGGCCCATGACCGTCAACGGCGGCTTCCGCAGCGTGTCCTGCAACAGCGCCGTCGGCGGCGCCGCCAACAGCCGCCACATGTACGGCCACGCGGCCGACCTCGGCGCGGGATCCCAGGGCTTCTGCGCCCTCGCCCAGGCGGCGCGCAACCACGGCTTCACCGAGATCCTCGGCCCGGGCTACCCGGGCCACAACGACCACACCCACGTCGCCGGCGGCAGCGGCCGCTTCTGGTCCGCGCCCAGCTGCGGCATCTGA
- a CDS encoding MerR family transcriptional regulator, with translation MHSSFVPPRRIKIGDAAAFAGSTPRAIRHYHEIGLLPEPERGGDGRRRYGYENMIRLLWIRRTAEAGIALDDIRDAFATGTDSAGADSGEAIAGVLERLEETLAGQEAELRRQRAAVRRMRTEGSRMGLLSDLVTGRLKTLPEGSLRQADLDTLLVTERIFGPLGAAVQATRFIALATHPTLRRESDRVDDAEEALDDTVAVDDPRVAQVAAERYAFENALHAFIEESGLDEEDEALFDAWEAAHPDTADDGGGEEGADPGSGGREADSMSVLDAIGKMPYDFSPARLRCMELAVELSAQDAPGT, from the coding sequence ATGCATTCGTCCTTCGTGCCGCCCCGCCGGATCAAGATCGGTGACGCGGCGGCCTTCGCCGGCAGCACTCCGCGGGCGATTCGCCACTACCACGAGATCGGCCTGCTCCCCGAGCCCGAGCGGGGCGGCGACGGCCGCCGCCGTTACGGCTACGAAAACATGATCCGCCTGCTGTGGATCCGCAGGACGGCCGAGGCCGGGATCGCCCTGGACGACATCCGCGACGCCTTCGCGACCGGCACGGACTCCGCCGGTGCCGACAGCGGGGAAGCCATCGCGGGCGTCCTGGAGCGGTTGGAGGAAACCCTCGCCGGGCAGGAGGCGGAGCTGCGGCGGCAGCGGGCCGCCGTGCGGCGGATGCGCACCGAAGGCAGCCGGATGGGCCTGCTCTCCGACCTCGTCACCGGCCGCCTCAAGACCCTGCCCGAGGGCTCCCTGCGCCAGGCGGACCTGGACACCCTGCTGGTCACCGAGCGGATCTTCGGCCCCCTCGGTGCGGCGGTCCAGGCCACCCGCTTCATCGCCCTGGCCACGCATCCCACCCTGCGGCGGGAATCCGACCGCGTCGACGACGCCGAGGAGGCACTCGACGACACCGTGGCCGTCGATGATCCGCGGGTGGCCCAAGTGGCCGCCGAGCGGTACGCCTTCGAGAACGCCCTGCACGCCTTCATCGAGGAGTCCGGCCTGGACGAGGAGGACGAGGCCCTCTTCGACGCCTGGGAGGCCGCGCACCCGGACACCGCCGACGACGGCGGCGGCGAGGAGGGAGCCGATCCCGGCTCCGGGGGGCGGGAGGCCGACTCCATGAGCGTGTTGGACGCCATCGGCAAGATGCCCTACGACTTCTCCCCGGCCCGCCTGCGTTGTATGGAACTGGCCGTGGAACTCTCCGCCCAGGACGCACCCGGTACGTGA